In Halopseudomonas xinjiangensis, a single genomic region encodes these proteins:
- a CDS encoding putative bifunctional diguanylate cyclase/phosphodiesterase, whose protein sequence is MKDLKKRLEDMQNSLGLNVADVQQRLRLLLLDDPAMAGLAEHVDALETLHSDVVDALHRHMLQFPETSAQLQQPGMLQRLKGQQQRYYQQLLHGPYDLQYARLRLLVGLSHEREQVEQKWYLGAYHFYLNHMQGAIRAHWAHDPELADRLFACLLKIVFFDLTLAVDTYSAANKLALEESRARYARAVEGAHDGIWEWNVVDDALEVSERWLRIVGLAGERAPSTLSEWAALMPDMHRTAFNVAVRAHLAGYKPYLNIECQMRDVDGQLVWVLIRGLVSEDNYGIRRLAGSLSDINLRKSAEQDLAHATFHDPLTGLPNRQRMNQLLLQALQRQAKPGARHASVLFIDLDRFKLINDSLGHQSGDKVLVESAKRIGRCLRPGDHLCRFGGDEFVVLLDDLAQDGDAEIVARRIMQELHVPMLIGEHRLVITASIGVAPLKGNGAEQDALREADLALYRAKAYGKSQLALYSETLQEEVNHRLTLENALSEALLRNQFELYYQPIVKVEGGTSRVIGVEALLRWWQDGTMISPDEFIPVLEESGQIVEVGEWVLREACRQVKSWHDNGLPGLRCSVNLSSRQLHEGGFAARVAAVLEETGFPASSLVLEITESLLMQDVPDTLATLRELESLGIRIALDDFGTGFSSLGYLHRYPLHIIKVDKSFITRAPDDERLGAISRAIIGLGRGLRMDVIAEGIETPEQMRFLRDEGCHYIQGYWFSRPLSADNIHPVLVSLSTLDESV, encoded by the coding sequence GTGAAGGACCTGAAGAAGCGTCTGGAAGACATGCAGAACAGCCTCGGTCTGAATGTGGCCGACGTCCAGCAGCGGCTCCGGCTGTTGTTGCTGGACGATCCGGCGATGGCTGGCCTGGCTGAGCATGTCGATGCGCTCGAGACGCTCCACAGCGACGTAGTCGATGCGCTTCACCGCCATATGCTCCAGTTCCCCGAAACCTCCGCCCAGCTGCAGCAGCCGGGCATGCTGCAGCGGTTGAAAGGACAGCAGCAGCGTTACTACCAGCAATTGCTGCATGGCCCCTACGATCTCCAGTACGCGCGCCTGCGCTTGCTGGTAGGTCTGAGCCACGAGCGCGAGCAGGTGGAGCAGAAGTGGTATCTCGGCGCCTACCATTTCTACTTGAACCATATGCAGGGAGCTATCCGCGCTCACTGGGCGCATGACCCAGAGCTGGCAGACCGATTGTTTGCCTGCCTGCTGAAAATCGTCTTCTTCGATCTCACTCTGGCTGTGGACACCTACTCCGCTGCGAACAAACTGGCGCTGGAAGAAAGCCGTGCCCGCTATGCCCGGGCGGTGGAGGGCGCGCACGACGGAATCTGGGAATGGAACGTGGTGGATGATGCGCTCGAGGTATCCGAGCGCTGGCTTCGCATTGTCGGTCTGGCTGGCGAGCGGGCGCCTTCTACTCTTTCCGAATGGGCGGCGTTGATGCCCGACATGCACCGCACTGCCTTCAACGTGGCGGTCCGAGCACATCTGGCCGGTTACAAGCCTTATCTCAATATCGAATGCCAGATGCGAGACGTCGACGGACAGCTGGTCTGGGTCCTGATTCGTGGCTTGGTCTCGGAGGACAACTACGGAATCCGTCGTCTAGCTGGTTCCCTGTCCGATATCAACTTGCGCAAGAGCGCGGAGCAGGACCTGGCGCACGCCACCTTCCATGACCCGCTGACCGGGCTACCCAACCGACAGCGAATGAACCAGTTGCTGCTGCAGGCGTTGCAGCGCCAGGCCAAGCCGGGTGCGCGGCACGCCTCGGTGCTGTTCATCGATCTCGACCGATTCAAGCTGATCAACGATAGCCTGGGTCACCAGAGCGGCGACAAGGTACTGGTGGAGTCGGCCAAGCGGATTGGTCGTTGCCTGCGCCCCGGTGATCACCTGTGCCGGTTCGGCGGCGACGAGTTCGTCGTGCTGCTCGATGATCTGGCGCAGGATGGCGATGCGGAAATCGTCGCGCGCCGCATCATGCAGGAGTTACATGTCCCCATGCTGATCGGCGAGCATCGGCTGGTCATCACCGCGAGTATCGGGGTCGCGCCGTTGAAGGGTAATGGTGCCGAACAGGACGCTCTGCGTGAAGCCGATCTGGCCTTGTACCGGGCCAAGGCCTACGGTAAGTCGCAGCTGGCGCTGTACAGCGAAACCCTGCAGGAAGAGGTGAACCATCGCCTGACGCTGGAAAATGCCTTGAGCGAAGCACTGCTGCGCAACCAGTTCGAGTTGTATTACCAGCCGATCGTCAAAGTCGAAGGCGGCACGTCCCGGGTGATCGGCGTCGAGGCTCTGCTGCGCTGGTGGCAAGACGGCACCATGATATCCCCGGACGAGTTCATCCCGGTGCTGGAGGAATCCGGCCAGATCGTCGAGGTGGGTGAATGGGTGCTGCGCGAAGCCTGTCGACAGGTCAAGAGCTGGCACGACAACGGCCTGCCCGGTTTGCGTTGTTCGGTGAATCTGTCCAGTCGCCAGCTGCATGAAGGGGGCTTCGCAGCCCGGGTCGCGGCAGTGCTCGAGGAAACCGGCTTCCCTGCTAGCAGCCTGGTGCTGGAGATTACCGAAAGTCTTCTTATGCAGGACGTGCCGGATACTCTGGCAACCCTGCGCGAACTGGAGAGCCTGGGGATTCGCATCGCACTCGATGATTTCGGCACCGGGTTTTCATCTCTGGGCTACCTGCATCGCTACCCGCTGCACATCATCAAAGTGGACAAGAGCTTCATCACCCGTGCGCCGGACGACGAGCGTCTCGGAGCGATCAGCCGGGCGATTATCGGCCTGGGCCGCGGACTGCGGATGGACGTGATTGCCGAAGGCATCGAGACGCCCGAGCAGATGCGCTTCCTGCGCGACGAAGGCTGCCACTACATCCAGGGCTACTGGTTCAGCCGGCCGTTGTCTGCCGACAATATCCACCCAGTACTGGTTAGCCTGTCGACGCTTGATGAGTCCGTCTGA
- the recJ gene encoding single-stranded-DNA-specific exonuclease RecJ codes for MRIEARALPAELPELGNLPQLLRRLYAARGVCSDRELDRSVRALLPFTQLKGMERAVAVLHEAVVKARPIIIVGDFDADGATASCVAVLALRSLGAGRVDYLVPNRFEYGYGLTPEIVAVALEREPEVLVTVDNGISSVEGVAAARAAGLKVVVTDHHLPGAQLPDADAIVNPSQPGCNFPSKALAGVGVIFYVMLALRASLREAGWFGPSRSEPNLAELLDLVALGTVADVVPLDANNRILVHQGLCRIRSGRCRPGIRALLEVAARPAERLVSTDLGFIIGPRLNAAGRLDDMSLGIECLLTDNESLARDMAGELDTLNRDRKAIERDMQQQALAWLERSCVDEAALPFGLCLFQPDWHQGVIGILASRLKERYHRPVIAFAEAGEGELKGSARSVAGLHIRDALDAVAALNPGLISKFGGHAMAAGLSLPAAHFEQFSRAFDAEVRRQLCAEDLTGRLLSDGELCAEEFSLELAAQLREAGPWGQHFPEPGFHGEFALIQQRLVGERHLKMVLQPSGCTQLLDAIAFHIDPAEWPNPAIKRVLIAYTLDINEYRGKQSLQLMVKHLQSA; via the coding sequence ATGCGCATCGAGGCGCGGGCGTTGCCTGCCGAGTTGCCTGAACTAGGCAACCTGCCGCAGCTGCTCAGGCGTCTGTATGCCGCCCGCGGGGTGTGTTCCGACCGTGAGCTCGATCGCAGCGTGCGAGCGCTGCTGCCGTTCACCCAGCTCAAGGGGATGGAGCGGGCCGTCGCTGTTCTTCATGAGGCGGTGGTCAAGGCACGTCCGATCATCATTGTTGGCGACTTCGACGCCGACGGTGCTACCGCCAGCTGCGTTGCCGTGCTGGCGCTGCGCTCGCTGGGTGCTGGGCGGGTCGACTACCTGGTCCCGAACCGGTTCGAGTACGGTTACGGGCTGACCCCGGAGATCGTCGCGGTCGCACTGGAGCGTGAGCCCGAAGTGCTGGTCACCGTGGACAATGGCATTTCCAGTGTCGAGGGTGTCGCAGCCGCCCGCGCCGCGGGACTCAAGGTAGTGGTCACCGACCATCACCTGCCCGGTGCGCAGCTGCCAGACGCCGACGCCATCGTCAACCCCAGCCAGCCGGGATGCAATTTCCCGAGCAAGGCACTAGCCGGTGTGGGCGTGATTTTCTATGTGATGCTGGCGCTACGCGCATCGTTGCGTGAGGCAGGCTGGTTCGGCCCGTCGCGCTCCGAGCCAAACCTGGCAGAACTGCTGGACCTGGTGGCGTTGGGTACGGTGGCCGACGTGGTGCCGCTGGACGCCAACAATCGCATTCTGGTCCACCAGGGCCTGTGCCGTATTCGCAGCGGTCGCTGCCGCCCGGGTATTCGCGCCTTGCTTGAAGTGGCGGCCCGGCCGGCGGAGCGACTGGTATCGACCGATTTGGGGTTCATCATCGGCCCACGGCTCAACGCCGCCGGCCGGCTGGATGACATGAGTCTGGGCATCGAATGTCTGCTGACCGACAACGAGAGCCTGGCGCGCGACATGGCCGGTGAGCTGGACACCCTGAACCGCGATCGCAAGGCCATCGAACGCGACATGCAGCAGCAGGCCCTGGCCTGGCTGGAGCGCAGTTGTGTTGACGAAGCGGCGTTGCCGTTCGGCTTGTGCCTGTTTCAACCCGATTGGCATCAAGGGGTGATCGGCATTCTTGCCTCACGCCTCAAGGAGCGCTACCACCGCCCGGTGATTGCCTTTGCTGAAGCCGGGGAAGGCGAGCTCAAGGGCTCTGCGCGCTCGGTGGCGGGGCTGCACATCCGCGATGCGCTCGACGCGGTCGCTGCACTCAATCCCGGGTTGATCAGCAAGTTCGGTGGTCACGCCATGGCGGCCGGCCTGTCGCTGCCTGCAGCACATTTCGAGCAGTTTTCTCGGGCCTTCGATGCGGAAGTCCGCCGTCAGCTGTGCGCGGAGGATCTGACGGGTCGGCTACTATCCGACGGTGAACTGTGCGCCGAGGAGTTCTCGCTCGAGTTGGCGGCGCAGCTGCGCGAGGCAGGGCCCTGGGGCCAGCACTTCCCCGAACCTGGTTTTCACGGCGAGTTCGCGCTCATTCAGCAGCGCCTGGTCGGTGAACGACACCTTAAGATGGTGCTTCAGCCCAGCGGCTGTACACAGCTGCTTGATGCCATCGCTTTTCACATCGATCCGGCCGAGTGGCCGAATCCGGCAATCAAGCGCGTGCTCATAGCCTACACCTTGGATATCAACGAATACCGTGGCAAGCAGAGCCTGCAGCTCATGGTCAAACATCTGCAGTCCGCCTGA
- a CDS encoding YaeQ family protein, translating to MALQATPYKVNLDLSDVDRNVYENLRMTVARHPSETEPRMTARILAYALWYQERLAFGRGLSDVDEPALWHKSLDDRIEHWIEVGQPDADRLTWCSRRAEHVSLLVYGNARAWGNKVLPAVAGLSNLHIAALPQELHEALSAGLPRSIGWGVMITDGVLYVSDAEQQYELPLEWLQGER from the coding sequence ATGGCGCTGCAAGCGACACCCTATAAAGTGAATCTGGACCTGTCGGACGTCGACCGCAATGTCTACGAGAATCTGCGCATGACGGTGGCCCGGCATCCGTCCGAGACCGAACCGCGGATGACCGCACGCATCCTCGCCTATGCGCTGTGGTACCAGGAGCGCCTGGCCTTCGGTCGCGGTCTGTCGGACGTCGACGAGCCAGCGCTGTGGCACAAGAGCCTGGATGATCGGATCGAACACTGGATCGAGGTCGGTCAACCCGATGCCGATCGGCTGACATGGTGTTCGCGACGTGCCGAACACGTATCGCTGCTGGTCTACGGCAATGCACGGGCGTGGGGCAACAAGGTGTTGCCTGCCGTGGCCGGCCTCAGCAATCTGCATATCGCCGCGCTGCCCCAGGAGCTGCACGAAGCGCTCTCGGCTGGCCTGCCGCGCAGTATTGGCTGGGGAGTGATGATCACCGACGGGGTGCTCTACGTCAGTGACGCCGAACAACAGTACGAGCTGCCCCTCGAGTGGCTCCAGGGCGAGCGCTGA
- a CDS encoding mechanosensitive ion channel family protein, whose amino-acid sequence MDWLSDMDYPTLRALIAATLAVLVFGLVTRLGLMLLRRVTRPFLFPRELTKKVSAPVQLLVPLLALQTVWTGASEQLPYSGLLRHATLLLIIATLTWLGLRAVSAVQQVVVILNPVDVSDNLRARRIQTQTRVLVRTLGVLVIIFGVSSMLMTFPGARQFGASLLASAGLAGLAVGFAARPVLGNLIAGLQIAITQPIRLDDVVIVENEWGRIEEITGTYVVVRIWDSRRLVVPLTYFIENPFQNWTRHSASLLGSVFFWVDYSLPLEPLRREMERLCQEEPGLWDGEVCVLQVTDCNERAMQLRVLASSGDSSRNWDLRCYLRENLLAFINHNYPGSLPRVRANLETRTQPSEQQPAGSEGGFTDRQPPV is encoded by the coding sequence ATGGACTGGCTCTCAGATATGGATTACCCCACCCTTCGCGCGCTGATCGCCGCTACGCTTGCCGTGCTGGTCTTCGGGCTGGTGACGCGGCTGGGCCTGATGCTGCTGCGGCGGGTCACCCGACCATTTCTCTTTCCGCGCGAGCTGACCAAGAAAGTCAGCGCTCCGGTGCAATTGCTGGTCCCGCTGCTGGCGCTGCAAACGGTCTGGACCGGAGCGTCTGAGCAACTCCCTTACAGCGGCCTGCTGCGGCACGCCACACTGTTGTTGATCATCGCCACGCTGACCTGGCTGGGGCTGCGCGCGGTCAGCGCGGTACAGCAGGTAGTGGTCATCCTCAATCCGGTGGATGTCAGCGATAACCTTCGAGCCCGCCGCATCCAGACGCAAACCCGTGTACTGGTACGCACGCTGGGTGTGCTGGTCATCATTTTCGGCGTTTCGAGCATGCTGATGACCTTTCCAGGCGCCCGTCAGTTCGGCGCCAGCCTGCTGGCCTCCGCCGGGTTGGCCGGTCTGGCGGTGGGCTTTGCCGCCAGACCCGTACTCGGCAATCTGATTGCCGGGCTGCAGATTGCCATCACCCAGCCGATCCGGCTCGACGACGTCGTGATCGTCGAGAACGAATGGGGCCGGATCGAAGAGATCACCGGCACCTACGTGGTGGTGCGAATCTGGGACAGCCGGCGACTGGTCGTTCCGCTCACCTACTTCATAGAAAACCCGTTCCAGAACTGGACGCGACACAGCGCGTCCCTGCTTGGCTCGGTCTTCTTCTGGGTCGATTACTCGCTGCCGCTCGAGCCGCTACGCCGTGAGATGGAGCGGCTGTGCCAGGAAGAGCCAGGCCTATGGGATGGTGAAGTCTGCGTACTCCAGGTTACCGACTGCAACGAGAGAGCCATGCAGCTGCGGGTTCTGGCGAGCTCCGGCGATTCGTCGCGCAACTGGGATCTGCGCTGCTACCTGCGCGAGAATCTGCTGGCATTCATCAACCACAACTATCCCGGATCCCTGCCTCGCGTGCGAGCCAACCTGGAGACCCGCACCCAACCTAGCGAACAACAGCCGGCAGGTAGCGAAGGCGGGTTCACCGACCGTCAGCCACCGGTTTAG
- a CDS encoding CinA family protein: MVRIEDVVGFLINRQISVATAESCTAGLMAAMIADVSGVGPAFERGYVVYLPEAKNDMLDVSFETIDEYGLCSEEVAREMALGALRHSNSSMALSNTGAAESDDDDLDGLVCFGCAANINGRERVISETRRFDGSRNEVRRAAARYGLLQLPSYYAQLLEAKPVADGR; this comes from the coding sequence ATGGTTCGTATAGAAGATGTAGTCGGTTTTTTGATTAACCGCCAGATTTCCGTCGCTACTGCCGAGTCCTGCACGGCGGGGTTGATGGCGGCAATGATTGCCGACGTGTCCGGTGTCGGCCCGGCGTTCGAGCGAGGATACGTGGTGTATCTCCCCGAGGCGAAGAACGACATGCTCGATGTCAGCTTCGAAACGATCGACGAATACGGACTGTGCAGCGAGGAAGTGGCGCGTGAAATGGCACTGGGGGCGCTGCGCCACAGCAACTCGAGCATGGCGCTTTCCAACACGGGTGCGGCGGAATCCGACGACGATGACCTCGATGGTCTGGTGTGTTTCGGTTGTGCTGCCAATATCAACGGGCGGGAACGAGTGATCAGCGAAACCCGCCGGTTCGATGGCAGCCGCAACGAGGTGCGTCGCGCAGCGGCGCGCTATGGGCTGCTGCAGCTGCCGAGCTATTACGCTCAGCTGCTAGAAGCTAAACCGGTGGCTGACGGTCGGTGA
- the glgA gene encoding glycogen synthase GlgA: protein MGNLVATAQPDELENISSRPRLHVESLQTQKKKVLFVTPEFTDLVKVGGLGDVSSALPRALDAHHDIRLLIPGYREVMDSGIPIRIVGKVDGHAALPPCRIGRMDLDDGVIVYIVICPELYERDGTPYSDSQGNDWPDNHIRFARLGLTAAEIAAGNASISWSPELVHANDWPSSLAPAFMAWRKLRTPSVMTVHNLCYQGLFDAACMPELGLPAEQFTPEGFEYYGQISFLKAGLTCANHITAVSRTYAREITEEEHGCGLDGLLRKRAEENQLTGIPNGIDHTWDPANDPHLLCGFREGEWDGKREHARYVEETFGLEQDDGPLFAVVSRLVHQKGIDLTIAIADELVEAGGRMAVIGRGEPKLEEAMRQLALRHPGRIGVNVGFNETDARRMFAGSDFLLMPSRFEPCGLSQMYAQRFGSLPIARRTGGLADTIEDGVTGFLFSEPTEASYLEAVMRAVNVHRHPELLNAMRRKAMGSPLYWQESVKPYDELYQRLLNDKVPATLAREVGRR from the coding sequence ATGGGAAATTTGGTGGCGACAGCGCAGCCCGACGAGCTTGAAAATATTTCTTCTCGACCGCGATTGCATGTGGAAAGTCTGCAAACGCAGAAAAAGAAGGTGTTGTTCGTCACGCCGGAGTTTACTGACCTGGTAAAGGTCGGCGGCCTGGGTGATGTCTCCTCGGCACTCCCGCGCGCGTTGGATGCGCACCACGACATCCGACTTTTGATTCCCGGTTACCGCGAGGTCATGGATAGCGGCATCCCGATTCGCATTGTCGGCAAGGTCGACGGCCACGCCGCCCTGCCCCCCTGCCGGATCGGCCGGATGGATCTGGATGACGGAGTGATCGTCTACATCGTCATCTGCCCTGAACTGTATGAGCGAGACGGCACCCCCTACAGCGACAGCCAGGGTAACGACTGGCCGGATAATCACATTCGCTTCGCCCGCCTCGGACTGACAGCGGCCGAAATAGCCGCTGGCAATGCCTCGATCAGCTGGTCACCCGAACTGGTTCATGCCAACGACTGGCCCTCGTCGCTGGCGCCTGCTTTCATGGCCTGGCGCAAGCTGCGTACGCCATCGGTGATGACCGTTCACAATCTCTGCTATCAGGGACTCTTCGATGCCGCTTGCATGCCGGAGTTGGGTTTGCCGGCCGAGCAATTCACGCCCGAGGGCTTCGAATATTACGGTCAGATCTCCTTTCTCAAGGCGGGCCTGACCTGCGCCAACCACATCACCGCGGTTAGTCGTACCTACGCACGCGAGATCACCGAAGAGGAGCACGGCTGCGGGCTCGATGGCCTGCTGCGCAAGCGCGCCGAAGAGAATCAGCTGACCGGTATCCCCAACGGGATCGACCACACCTGGGACCCTGCCAACGACCCGCACCTGCTATGCGGTTTCCGCGAGGGCGAGTGGGACGGAAAGCGCGAACATGCCCGCTACGTGGAAGAGACCTTCGGCCTGGAACAGGATGACGGCCCCCTGTTCGCCGTGGTTTCGCGGCTGGTGCATCAGAAGGGCATCGACCTGACCATCGCCATCGCTGACGAGCTGGTCGAGGCCGGTGGACGCATGGCGGTAATAGGTCGCGGCGAGCCGAAGCTCGAGGAAGCCATGCGTCAACTGGCGCTGCGCCATCCCGGTCGTATCGGGGTCAACGTCGGTTTTAACGAGACCGATGCCCGACGCATGTTCGCCGGCAGCGACTTTTTGCTCATGCCCTCGCGCTTCGAGCCATGCGGGCTCAGCCAGATGTATGCCCAGCGCTTCGGCTCGCTGCCCATCGCGCGCCGCACCGGCGGGCTGGCTGACACCATCGAAGATGGCGTGACCGGCTTTTTGTTCAGCGAACCGACCGAAGCCAGCTATCTGGAGGCCGTGATGCGGGCGGTAAACGTGCACCGTCATCCGGAATTGCTCAACGCCATGCGTCGCAAGGCTATGGGATCGCCCCTGTACTGGCAGGAGTCGGTCAAGCCCTACGACGAACTTTACCAACGACTACTCAATGACAAGGTGCCGGCTACGCTGGCTCGCGAAGTCGGGAGACGATGA
- the treZ gene encoding malto-oligosyltrehalose trehalohydrolase, whose amino-acid sequence MPQKLPRHGAHLIDPSTTRFALWAPDAREVSVELDTGNISLLQPGTDGWFSAEVPCPAGTGYRYLIDGELRVPDPASRAQIGDVHDFSRVVDHSAFEWTTEGWNGRPWHETIIYELHAGLLGGFAGVESYLPYLKELGITAIELMPLGEFPGARNWGYDGVLPFAPECSYGSPDDLKRLVDKAHAHGLMVYVDVVYNHFGPDGNYLHAYAEPFFRDDIQTPWGPSIDFRRSEVRDYFCENALMWVMDYRIDGLRLDAVHAISEKDFLVELAQRVREAAGPDRHVHLVLENEDNSAGLLERGFDAQWNDDGHNVLHHLLTGEQEGYYADFASEPTLKMARCLGEGFIYQGDTNRRGHARGEPSAHLPPSSFVLFLQNHDQIGNRAFGERLITLADPDSLRAATALMLLSPMVPLLFMGEEWGSQQPFLYFTDHNEELAQAVREGRQREFSEFALFAGNEGGTKVPDPNAVKTFTASRPDFAGSVGQPEFEPWRVLYRDLLQLRHKHIIPRLGQVRSEGVQVLADNAVSARWQLADGRVLRIDINLSEAFVASEPVPHDAEPLYLNRVDPDSGMLSPHSVVALLEAAR is encoded by the coding sequence ATGCCACAAAAGCTGCCCAGGCACGGAGCCCATCTGATTGACCCTAGTACTACCCGCTTCGCGCTCTGGGCACCGGATGCCCGCGAAGTATCCGTCGAACTGGACACTGGCAACATCAGCTTACTTCAACCCGGCACCGACGGCTGGTTCAGCGCCGAGGTGCCCTGCCCGGCCGGCACCGGCTACCGTTATCTGATCGATGGCGAACTTCGCGTGCCGGACCCGGCGTCCCGCGCGCAGATCGGCGACGTGCACGACTTCAGTCGGGTAGTCGACCACTCCGCATTTGAATGGACAACCGAGGGCTGGAATGGTCGGCCCTGGCACGAAACCATCATTTACGAACTCCACGCGGGTCTGCTCGGCGGCTTCGCCGGCGTCGAATCCTATCTGCCATATCTGAAAGAGCTCGGGATCACCGCGATCGAGCTGATGCCGCTGGGAGAATTCCCCGGCGCTCGCAACTGGGGGTATGACGGTGTACTGCCGTTCGCTCCGGAGTGCTCCTACGGCTCGCCAGACGACCTCAAGCGCCTGGTCGACAAAGCCCACGCGCACGGGCTGATGGTTTACGTGGATGTGGTCTACAACCACTTCGGGCCGGACGGCAATTATCTGCATGCTTACGCCGAACCCTTCTTCCGTGACGACATCCAGACCCCCTGGGGCCCGTCCATCGATTTTCGCCGCTCGGAAGTGCGCGACTATTTCTGCGAAAACGCCCTGATGTGGGTGATGGACTACCGCATTGATGGTCTGCGGCTGGATGCCGTCCATGCGATCAGCGAGAAGGACTTTCTGGTCGAACTGGCCCAGCGCGTGCGCGAAGCCGCCGGACCGGACCGGCACGTGCACCTGGTGCTGGAAAATGAAGACAACAGCGCAGGGCTGCTCGAACGCGGCTTCGATGCCCAGTGGAACGACGACGGACACAATGTCCTGCATCATCTGCTCACCGGCGAGCAGGAAGGTTATTACGCCGACTTTGCCAGCGAGCCGACATTGAAAATGGCGCGCTGTCTTGGCGAAGGTTTCATATACCAGGGCGATACCAACCGCCGCGGCCACGCACGTGGCGAGCCTAGCGCTCATCTGCCGCCGTCGTCCTTCGTCCTGTTCCTGCAGAACCATGACCAGATCGGCAACCGCGCCTTTGGCGAGCGACTGATTACCCTCGCCGACCCCGATTCGCTCCGCGCCGCAACGGCATTGATGCTGCTCTCGCCTATGGTACCGCTGCTGTTCATGGGCGAAGAATGGGGCTCGCAGCAACCCTTCCTGTACTTCACCGACCATAACGAAGAGCTCGCCCAGGCCGTACGCGAAGGTCGTCAGCGAGAATTTTCCGAATTCGCTCTGTTCGCCGGCAACGAGGGCGGCACCAAGGTTCCCGACCCGAACGCGGTAAAGACCTTCACCGCGTCGCGGCCCGATTTTGCAGGGTCGGTCGGCCAACCGGAATTCGAGCCCTGGCGCGTGCTGTATCGAGACCTGCTGCAGCTGCGCCACAAACACATCATCCCGCGCCTGGGCCAGGTTCGCTCCGAGGGCGTCCAGGTCCTTGCCGATAACGCGGTTTCTGCCCGCTGGCAGCTAGCCGATGGTCGCGTGCTGCGCATCGATATCAATCTGAGCGAAGCCTTCGTGGCGTCCGAGCCGGTGCCGCACGACGCCGAGCCCCTCTACCTGAATCGTGTCGATCCCGACTCCGGCATGCTTTCCCCGCACAGCGTAGTGGCGTTGCTGGAGGCGGCCCGATGA